The following nucleotide sequence is from Mugil cephalus isolate CIBA_MC_2020 chromosome 18, CIBA_Mcephalus_1.1, whole genome shotgun sequence.
AAtagaatagataaataaaacgTGCACCTTTGTTTTGTCTCGTAGGAATGCATATGGATATGTTTACTGCAGCCCGGCTGTGCTGCCTTATGGATTCTTCGTTAGCTGGTGTTTGAATATGGGTCTCAATATTGGTTGGCTGCTTGTTTGGGACAGAGGGTAAGAGTCTCCACTGAGAGCATTGAAAAGATTATTTAAGCAGCGTGTTCTAATGCTTCCCTGTTGTTCTCATCCTTCTTAAAGCATGATGATTGCTGCACTGGTGTTACTCATCTTGGTCATCATCACAAACTACGCCATGATAGGCTTCGTCTGCCACGGGGTTCATACTTATGGACCTTGGCTGAAGAAACACCACAACCTAGACCTGTGGCTCATCCGTGTGTTGGTCAGTGTTGCCGCATGTACAGTATTTAGTTTGCGCGGTTTGAATCGCGCATGTGTCAGGTTATGTGAAGCTACGCTGTTCATAGAGAGCTGTTTGCGATATAAGCCGGGGAATTGTTTGTGTACATTAAAACAGCTgttcattatttttagattcTGAATGGAGTGATGATCTACACGACATGGACAACCATCGCGACACTCATCAACCTGACCATCGTGTTGTCTTCCAATGCAAATATGTTCCCACCAGACGCCGCCACCCTCTCGTACACTGTTTTGGGCGTTGTGATGATAGTTTGGTGAGTGAagcttatttatatatatatataaaaaaaaaaaaaaaaaaaaaaacttatgcATAAAATGGAGGTTTTGCAATTAGAATTTCAAGGagcgtgttttgtgtttcatagGTATATTCTGGAGAACTTTGTCCTGGACAAGCATGTGCGGTACATACTTATCACCTACCCTGTCGTGATCTGGGCGCTGTCTGGAAATCTGAACAAAAACTTTGATGCTACATCACCCTCTGACAATGGCATCTTCATTGGtaagacacagaagaagaagaattataCACATTGTATCAAcaacattttacacaaatacgTACATTCATGAAAAGAACTATTCTCTGGTCaaacaagttaaaaacaaatgtagtcGGAGCTCATTTGAAACAGCGCTCCCATTTGTTATTTGCTTCGGTCGTCGCCACAAATACGTTGAATCTCATTGAATGCAGTGAACGTGTGCTGAACCACATTTTATATTCTTAGCTGCGCTGCTGGGCTTGGCTATTGCTGTGTTTATCCTGCGGCTTGGTCTGGTGATTTGGAGACACATCAAGCAGCCACTGTACGAAGATGCAAATCCTGAAGCGATGGCGattgcagagaagaagaaaaatatatttttctgagTGTTTTCAGGATAGAACGCAAGTGACGTGTAAAGGTTTATCATAGAAGATTATGTTGTGACATTGTATGCTATTATTATTCAGGGTTTTTAAGACTTTCATGGAAGATTTAGAATAtgtaatactactactactactactactaataataataataataataataataacaataaattaacCATTAAAATATACCTGCATAGTTCAGATCAGTTCTCCTTATGTCAAGCTTTTCAACTGGCTGAACTATGAGCCTT
It contains:
- the LOC124995748 gene encoding uncharacterized protein LOC124995748 encodes the protein MGKHDPGRLAAIVVSVVFFVISLVFNGLSVVGVVPFQTTTASISAWFDTELTPSGWTFYIWTVIYIWLMAMVVYILTGLCRKNAYGYVYCSPAVLPYGFFVSWCLNMGLNIGWLLVWDRGMMIAALVLLILVIITNYAMIGFVCHGVHTYGPWLKKHHNLDLWLIRVLILNGVMIYTTWTTIATLINLTIVLSSNANMFPPDAATLSYTVLGVVMIVWYILENFVLDKHVRYILITYPVVIWALSGNLNKNFDATSPSDNGIFIAALLGLAIAVFILRLGLVIWRHIKQPLYEDANPEAMAIAEKKKNIFF